One window of Vespa velutina chromosome 2, iVesVel2.1, whole genome shotgun sequence genomic DNA carries:
- the LOC124957694 gene encoding PI-PLC X domain-containing protein 1-like isoform X2, protein MIKETFLLLLYASYDIASAAQCGKVWLTVSSLCKPIAASDNVVDAVLEVNWELDCPTSKEYPDTIKVFTDDPVHNKTIRPKLILSPLEHPRGYYRTNITVGRPPLPGGWDTRDGATLPGPHCLKHHVALYKDGDLCMSSCLRIWPTWMYDLRRQLGRLPIGSLMIPGTHNSGCYEHVDLTRRVFQSYLLTQDRDVWTQLVHGIRYLDIRVGYYPSKPNATEHDEESKNITRFWVNHDTSRITPLSPIIKDVRNFLDVARGEVVIMDFHRFPVGFVDSPSIHRGFATILHREFGDLILKPDKGVLGLGPTLNDIWTGGGRLIICYSDKHTVNDYEWLWPSLSQAWGNQQTVKGLFKYLDDVIMGPKISKNSPNPLWVVMAELTPFPLDVIFEPAGGLREMADLVNRNLTVRFQEKWWKETNIVATDFFLGNNLIDVSIQSNIKKSNIAQWRS, encoded by the exons ATgattaaagaaacatttctcTTGCTTCTTTACGCATCTTATGACATAG CTTCGGCAGCACAATGTGGGAAAGTATGGTTGACGGTCTCTTCCTTATGCAAACCGATCGCTGCCAGTGATAATGTCGTCGATGCTGTATTAGAAGTTAATTGGGAATTGGACTGTCCTACAAGTAAAGAATACCCAGATACCATCAAGGTGTTCACTGATGACCCAGTGCATA aCAAAACCATCAGACCTAAATTAATCTTGTCCCCATTGGAACATCCAAGAGGATATTATCGAACTAATATTACGGTAGGTCGACCTCCATTACCAGGTGGATGGGATACTCGAGATGGTGCTACACTTCCTGGTCCACATTGCTTGAAACATCATGTTGCTCTTTACAAGGACGGTGATCTTTGTATGAGCTCTTGTTTAAGAATTTGGCCAACTTGGATGTACGACttgag aagacaaCTTGGGAGACTACCAATTGGCAGCCTGATGATACCCGGAACACATAACTCAGGTTGTTACGAACATGTTGATTTGACTAGAAGAGTTTTCCAAAGTTATTTGCTAACTCAGGATCGTGATGTTTGGACACAATTGGTACATGGAATACGTTATCTCGATATCAGAGTTGGTTATTATCCTTCAAAACCAAACGCTACGGAACACGATGAGGAAAGTAAAAACATCACTAGGTTTTGGGTGAATCACGATACGTCGAGAATAACACCACTCTCGCCTATCATCAAGGacgttcgaaattttttagacGTTGCCAGGGGAGAAGTTGTTATAATGGATTTTCATAG atttccTGTTGGCTTTGTCGATAGCCCAAGTATACATCGTGGATTTGCAACGATTTTACATCGAGAATTTGGCGATCTGATCTTGAAACCTGACAAAGGTGTCCTTGGTCTTGGACCAACCCTCAATGATATTTGGACCGGTGGTGGACGATTGATCATTTGTTATAGTGACAAACATACGGTGAATG ATTACGAGTGGCTCTGGCCGTCATTATCTCAAGCCTGGGGTAATCAGCAAACAGTGAAAggtctatttaaatatttggaCGATGTAATAATGGGTCCTAAAATATCTAAGAATAGTCCAAATCCATTGTGGGTTGTCATGGCGGAACTGACGCCTTTCCCATTGGATGTCATTTTCGAGCCGGCCGGTGGATTACGCGAAATGGCCGACTTAGTAAATAGAAATCTGACGGTGAGGTTTCAAGAGAAATGGTGGAAAGAGACAAACATCGTAGCCACCGATTTTTTCCTTGGGAATAATCTAATAGATGTTTCTATACAATCGAACATCAAGAAAAGTAACATCGCACAGTGGCGTTCGTga
- the LOC124957695 gene encoding uncharacterized protein LOC124957695 isoform X1, producing the protein MLYNTNPIEKEQEQKLWTIYAWWASVLILKMMSLTWITGRVRVAKQVIHSEEDRIWMKGNQVIMCPNGGGHPAVDRIRSAHYNDLAIVLPYLLIVPIWLNTSPCFFSARTIMLIFAISNILSTLMHLEIIEAPNLYHIVCRICCTAILMYICLSCMVRYLHII; encoded by the exons ATGCTATATAACACGAATCCAATTGAAAAGGAACAAGAACAGAAACTTTGGACGATATATGCATGGTGGGCCAGTGTTCTTATTTTGAAGATGATGTCCTTGACTTGGATCACAGGACGAGTTCGTGTTGCCAAACAG GTGATACATAGCGAGGAGGATAGAATATGGATGAAAGGAAATCAAGTGATAATGTGCCCAAATGGTGGTGGACATCCGGCAGTGGATCGTATCAGAAGTGCTCATTATAATGATCTAGCAATTGTTTTACCATATCTATTGATCGTACCGATTTGGTTGAATACCTCTCCATGTTTTTTCTCAGCGAGAACGATTATGTTAATATTTGCTATCAGTAATATATTATCGACTTTAATGCATTTGGAAATAATCGAGGCACCTAATCTTTATCATATCGTATGCCGTATCTGTTGTACCGCCATTTTAATGTACATTTGTCTATCTTGTATGGTACGATATTtacatatcatttaa
- the LOC124957695 gene encoding uncharacterized protein LOC124957695 isoform X2: MMSLTWITGRVRVAKQVIHSEEDRIWMKGNQVIMCPNGGGHPAVDRIRSAHYNDLAIVLPYLLIVPIWLNTSPCFFSARTIMLIFAISNILSTLMHLEIIEAPNLYHIVCRICCTAILMYICLSCMVRYLHII, from the exons ATGATGTCCTTGACTTGGATCACAGGACGAGTTCGTGTTGCCAAACAG GTGATACATAGCGAGGAGGATAGAATATGGATGAAAGGAAATCAAGTGATAATGTGCCCAAATGGTGGTGGACATCCGGCAGTGGATCGTATCAGAAGTGCTCATTATAATGATCTAGCAATTGTTTTACCATATCTATTGATCGTACCGATTTGGTTGAATACCTCTCCATGTTTTTTCTCAGCGAGAACGATTATGTTAATATTTGCTATCAGTAATATATTATCGACTTTAATGCATTTGGAAATAATCGAGGCACCTAATCTTTATCATATCGTATGCCGTATCTGTTGTACCGCCATTTTAATGTACATTTGTCTATCTTGTATGGTACGATATTtacatatcatttaa
- the LOC124957692 gene encoding NPC intracellular cholesterol transporter 1 homolog 1b-like isoform X2 produces the protein MRSRIALQPQRWLIGSVMIILFCLGGLYWFRQEKSPLKLWIPPNSDFVHDTEWFLSNFGEGQRVQNIILTGDDVLQPEILVKLNEITKQVILTEVPGKRTFISWTDVCLKIPSIKAHIRKERSIDPLEDDFFEEEPAGKLNVTEFEPAVHADTELYCNIYNSLPRSCFVLSILDIWEYNSDQIKKQTKEDIITKINTINISPTLGHPMNFTDLLGEITRDESGRIVSAKAIKTQFMVRVNFSNIDMDTFGNDAGTADWATEEALKWESGFLRTLEEASMELKNWNNNNYQNETLELFYEAGRSFGDISSSTLFQDIDKLGIGILLMFFYVQFILSNFNWVEWRFCLTATGLLCVGGAFIISIGICSVIGIPYGPVHTSLPFMLLGLGVDDLFVMMASWEQIHSFEENRKKALHERIGLTLGHAGSAICITSFTDVVAFIIGASTILPSLQSFCIYAAVGVLVTFLLQITFFVAFFTLDAKRIEGKRNGIIPCIVHENHVMKIVDPNKALSTKLIDRLYSRIVLTLPGKFIILLITIIAASIGIVGSYRLEQWFDPIWFLPKGTHLNNYIAARNQYFSQRGHSAYVFIGNIDYPSEFSKIITLTSNLRNLSSVEKIESWPDHFANFVKKFYQADLTKDDIKKEDFQRYLSKFLFSRSGGKYQMNFRFDGKLTCGEDTPKILIATIEFFFTKFSGPHQWIPAMDLTKQVARESGIDGFVTIWSKMFSTWVTDKLIAQEVLRNLILALICVMGTTAILIAEPQTCFWILLCVLLTLLNVCGFMYFWGLTIDIVSCIGLELAVGLSVDYAAHVAHAFLNASSLEKKKDQDRKIRTLIAVKHIGAAVAYGAGSTLLALSMLAFSDAYVFRAFFKIFLLVILFGLWHGLFLLPVVLSTIGPRSLRRNNERPLHNFDKTRATDEEVDSSIPLNKETEN, from the exons ATGC GATCTAGAATAGCTCTACAACCACAGAGATGGTTAATAGGAAGcgttatgattattttattttgtcttgGTGGATTATATTGGTTTCGACAAGAGAAAAGTCCATTAAAACTTTGGATACCTCCTAACTCTGATTTTGTACATGACACAGAATggtttttatctaattttggAGAAGGACAAAGAGTacagaatattattttgacaGGAGATGACGTCCTACAGCCAGAAATACTCGtcaag TTGAATGAAATTACAAAACAAGTGATATTGACCGAAGTTCCTGGTAAACGCACATTTATTTCATGGACAGATGTTTGCTTAAA GATACCTTCTATAAAGGCTCATattcgaaaggaaaggagTATAGATCCTTTGGAAGATGATTTCTTTGAGGAAGAACCTGCaggaaaattaaatgtaacaGAATTTGAACCAGCAGTTCATGCAGATACtgaattatattgtaatatatataatagtttacCAAGAAGTTGCTTTGTACTTAGTATTCTTGATATTTGGGAATATAATAGCGATCAGATCAAGAAACAAACCAAAGAAGATATCATTACAAAGATAAACACTATTAATATAAGTCCTACGCTTGGCCATCCTATGAATTTCACTGATCTCTTAGGCGAAATCACGAGAGACGAAAGTGGCAGAATTGTGTCAGCCAAAGCAATCAAAACGCAGTTTATGGTGCGCgtgaatttttctaatatagaCATGGATACATTTGGAAATGATGCTGGAACAGCAGATTGG GCAACAGAAGAAGCATTGAAATGGGAATCAGGATTCCTGCGTACTTTAGAAGAAGCCTCGATGGAATTGAAAAATtggaacaataataattatcaaaatgaaacattggaattattttatgaagCAGGTAGAAGTTTTGGGGACATCAGTTCGTCGACCTTGTTTCAAGATATAGACAAATTGGGTATAGGAATATTGTTGATGTTTTTTTACGTTCAATTCattctttctaatttcaaCTGGGTAGAATGGAGG ttttGTCTTACCGCAACTGGATTACTTTGCGTTGGTGGTGCCTTCATAATATCCATAGGTATATGTTCCGTAATTGGAATTCCTTATGGTCCAGTGCATACGTCTTTACCATTTATGTTACTGGGCCTTGGAGTAGACGATTTGTTCGTAATGATGGCATCTTGGGAGCAAATACAttcgttcgaagaaaataggaaaaaagcaTTACACGAAAGGATAGGTCTAACGTTGGGACACGCGGGTTCTGCCATTTGCATAACATCGTTTACCGATGTCGTAGCATTTATTATCGGTGCGTCGACa ATATTACCGTCGCTACAATCATTTTGCATTTACGCTGCGGTCGGAGTTCTCGTAACGTTTTTATTGCAGATCACGTTTTTCGTTGCCTTTTTCACATTGGACGCAAAACGAATCGAGGGAAAAAGGAATGGTATAATACCGTGTATAGTTCATGAAAATCATGTTATGAAAATTGTCGATCCGAACAAAGCATTATCTACGAAATTAATAGATCGTTTGTATTCAAGGATCGTTCTAACTTTACCTggcaaatttattatactgtTGATCACAATAATAGCAGCATCAATAGGTATTGTTGGCTCGTATAGATTGGAACAATGGTTTGATCCAATATGGTTTTTACCAAAAGGCAcacatttgaataattatattgccGCAAggaatcaatatttttctcaaagGGGTCACAGTGCTTACGTATTTatcggtaatatcgattatccGTCGGAATTCTCTAAGATAATAACTCTAACATCTAACTTGAGAAATTTATCATCGGTGGAAAAAATTGAATCTTGGCCGGATCATTTTGCAAATTTtgttaagaaattttatcagGCAG atttAACGAAGGacgatataaagaaagaagattttcaACGATATCTATCGAAATTTCTCTTTAGTCGTAGTGGTGGAAAGTATCAAATGAATTTTCGTTTCGATGGAAAACTGACGTGTGGCGAGGACACGccaaaaattttaatcgcaactatagaatttttctttaccaaATTTTCCGGTCCTCACCAATGGATACCGGCTATGGATCTAACCAAACAAGTTGCAAGAGAATCCGGAATTGATGGATTCGTTACGATTTGGAGTAAAATGTTTAGCACATGGGTGACCGATAAATTAATCGCACAGGAAGTCCTGCGAAATCTTATATTAGCACTTATATGCGTAATGGGTACTACCGCGATATTGATAGCAGAACCTCAAACATGTTTTTGGATATTGTTATGTGTACTTTTAACGTTACTTAATGTATGCggatttatgtatttttggGGTTTAACGATCGACATAGTCTCATGCATAG GTCTCGAGTTAGCTGTAGGTTTGAGCGTGGATTATGCCGCACACGTGGCACATGCTTTTCTAAATGCATCCtcattagaaaagaaaaaggatcagGATCGTAAGATAAGGACATTGATCGCAGTTAAACATATCGGAGCTGCTGTGGCCTATGGTGCAGGATCAACTTTATTGGCACTCTCGATGTTAGCTTTTTCGGACGCCTATGTGTTCCGtgcatttttcaaaatattcctCTTGGTAATATTATTTGGCCTTTGGCACGGTTTATTTCTCTTACCCGTTGTATTGAGCACAATTGGTCCACGTAGTCTACGACGCAATAACGAGCGACCATTGCACAATTTCGATAAAACAAGGGCAACGGACGAAGAAGTAGATAGTAGTATACCGTTGAACAAGGAAACggaaaattga
- the LOC124957694 gene encoding PI-PLC X domain-containing protein 1-like isoform X1 produces the protein MIKETFLLLLYASYDIVLFVASAAQCGKVWLTVSSLCKPIAASDNVVDAVLEVNWELDCPTSKEYPDTIKVFTDDPVHNKTIRPKLILSPLEHPRGYYRTNITVGRPPLPGGWDTRDGATLPGPHCLKHHVALYKDGDLCMSSCLRIWPTWMYDLRRQLGRLPIGSLMIPGTHNSGCYEHVDLTRRVFQSYLLTQDRDVWTQLVHGIRYLDIRVGYYPSKPNATEHDEESKNITRFWVNHDTSRITPLSPIIKDVRNFLDVARGEVVIMDFHRFPVGFVDSPSIHRGFATILHREFGDLILKPDKGVLGLGPTLNDIWTGGGRLIICYSDKHTVNDYEWLWPSLSQAWGNQQTVKGLFKYLDDVIMGPKISKNSPNPLWVVMAELTPFPLDVIFEPAGGLREMADLVNRNLTVRFQEKWWKETNIVATDFFLGNNLIDVSIQSNIKKSNIAQWRS, from the exons ATgattaaagaaacatttctcTTGCTTCTTTACGCATCTTATGACATAG TTCTTTTTGTAGCTTCGGCAGCACAATGTGGGAAAGTATGGTTGACGGTCTCTTCCTTATGCAAACCGATCGCTGCCAGTGATAATGTCGTCGATGCTGTATTAGAAGTTAATTGGGAATTGGACTGTCCTACAAGTAAAGAATACCCAGATACCATCAAGGTGTTCACTGATGACCCAGTGCATA aCAAAACCATCAGACCTAAATTAATCTTGTCCCCATTGGAACATCCAAGAGGATATTATCGAACTAATATTACGGTAGGTCGACCTCCATTACCAGGTGGATGGGATACTCGAGATGGTGCTACACTTCCTGGTCCACATTGCTTGAAACATCATGTTGCTCTTTACAAGGACGGTGATCTTTGTATGAGCTCTTGTTTAAGAATTTGGCCAACTTGGATGTACGACttgag aagacaaCTTGGGAGACTACCAATTGGCAGCCTGATGATACCCGGAACACATAACTCAGGTTGTTACGAACATGTTGATTTGACTAGAAGAGTTTTCCAAAGTTATTTGCTAACTCAGGATCGTGATGTTTGGACACAATTGGTACATGGAATACGTTATCTCGATATCAGAGTTGGTTATTATCCTTCAAAACCAAACGCTACGGAACACGATGAGGAAAGTAAAAACATCACTAGGTTTTGGGTGAATCACGATACGTCGAGAATAACACCACTCTCGCCTATCATCAAGGacgttcgaaattttttagacGTTGCCAGGGGAGAAGTTGTTATAATGGATTTTCATAG atttccTGTTGGCTTTGTCGATAGCCCAAGTATACATCGTGGATTTGCAACGATTTTACATCGAGAATTTGGCGATCTGATCTTGAAACCTGACAAAGGTGTCCTTGGTCTTGGACCAACCCTCAATGATATTTGGACCGGTGGTGGACGATTGATCATTTGTTATAGTGACAAACATACGGTGAATG ATTACGAGTGGCTCTGGCCGTCATTATCTCAAGCCTGGGGTAATCAGCAAACAGTGAAAggtctatttaaatatttggaCGATGTAATAATGGGTCCTAAAATATCTAAGAATAGTCCAAATCCATTGTGGGTTGTCATGGCGGAACTGACGCCTTTCCCATTGGATGTCATTTTCGAGCCGGCCGGTGGATTACGCGAAATGGCCGACTTAGTAAATAGAAATCTGACGGTGAGGTTTCAAGAGAAATGGTGGAAAGAGACAAACATCGTAGCCACCGATTTTTTCCTTGGGAATAATCTAATAGATGTTTCTATACAATCGAACATCAAGAAAAGTAACATCGCACAGTGGCGTTCGTga
- the LOC124957692 gene encoding patched domain-containing protein 3-like isoform X1, with protein sequence MEIQKRTVKRRSLMSVIRCIPERISEGVEHFFYALGSRIALQPQRWLIGSVMIILFCLGGLYWFRQEKSPLKLWIPPNSDFVHDTEWFLSNFGEGQRVQNIILTGDDVLQPEILVKLNEITKQVILTEVPGKRTFISWTDVCLKIPSIKAHIRKERSIDPLEDDFFEEEPAGKLNVTEFEPAVHADTELYCNIYNSLPRSCFVLSILDIWEYNSDQIKKQTKEDIITKINTINISPTLGHPMNFTDLLGEITRDESGRIVSAKAIKTQFMVRVNFSNIDMDTFGNDAGTADWATEEALKWESGFLRTLEEASMELKNWNNNNYQNETLELFYEAGRSFGDISSSTLFQDIDKLGIGILLMFFYVQFILSNFNWVEWRFCLTATGLLCVGGAFIISIGICSVIGIPYGPVHTSLPFMLLGLGVDDLFVMMASWEQIHSFEENRKKALHERIGLTLGHAGSAICITSFTDVVAFIIGASTILPSLQSFCIYAAVGVLVTFLLQITFFVAFFTLDAKRIEGKRNGIIPCIVHENHVMKIVDPNKALSTKLIDRLYSRIVLTLPGKFIILLITIIAASIGIVGSYRLEQWFDPIWFLPKGTHLNNYIAARNQYFSQRGHSAYVFIGNIDYPSEFSKIITLTSNLRNLSSVEKIESWPDHFANFVKKFYQADLTKDDIKKEDFQRYLSKFLFSRSGGKYQMNFRFDGKLTCGEDTPKILIATIEFFFTKFSGPHQWIPAMDLTKQVARESGIDGFVTIWSKMFSTWVTDKLIAQEVLRNLILALICVMGTTAILIAEPQTCFWILLCVLLTLLNVCGFMYFWGLTIDIVSCIGLELAVGLSVDYAAHVAHAFLNASSLEKKKDQDRKIRTLIAVKHIGAAVAYGAGSTLLALSMLAFSDAYVFRAFFKIFLLVILFGLWHGLFLLPVVLSTIGPRSLRRNNERPLHNFDKTRATDEEVDSSIPLNKETEN encoded by the exons atggagatACAAAAAAGAACTGTTAAAAGAAGATCTTTGATGAGTGTAATACGTTGCATACCAGAACGTATATCAGAAGGAGTTGAGCATTTTTTTTATGC TTTAGGATCTAGAATAGCTCTACAACCACAGAGATGGTTAATAGGAAGcgttatgattattttattttgtcttgGTGGATTATATTGGTTTCGACAAGAGAAAAGTCCATTAAAACTTTGGATACCTCCTAACTCTGATTTTGTACATGACACAGAATggtttttatctaattttggAGAAGGACAAAGAGTacagaatattattttgacaGGAGATGACGTCCTACAGCCAGAAATACTCGtcaag TTGAATGAAATTACAAAACAAGTGATATTGACCGAAGTTCCTGGTAAACGCACATTTATTTCATGGACAGATGTTTGCTTAAA GATACCTTCTATAAAGGCTCATattcgaaaggaaaggagTATAGATCCTTTGGAAGATGATTTCTTTGAGGAAGAACCTGCaggaaaattaaatgtaacaGAATTTGAACCAGCAGTTCATGCAGATACtgaattatattgtaatatatataatagtttacCAAGAAGTTGCTTTGTACTTAGTATTCTTGATATTTGGGAATATAATAGCGATCAGATCAAGAAACAAACCAAAGAAGATATCATTACAAAGATAAACACTATTAATATAAGTCCTACGCTTGGCCATCCTATGAATTTCACTGATCTCTTAGGCGAAATCACGAGAGACGAAAGTGGCAGAATTGTGTCAGCCAAAGCAATCAAAACGCAGTTTATGGTGCGCgtgaatttttctaatatagaCATGGATACATTTGGAAATGATGCTGGAACAGCAGATTGG GCAACAGAAGAAGCATTGAAATGGGAATCAGGATTCCTGCGTACTTTAGAAGAAGCCTCGATGGAATTGAAAAATtggaacaataataattatcaaaatgaaacattggaattattttatgaagCAGGTAGAAGTTTTGGGGACATCAGTTCGTCGACCTTGTTTCAAGATATAGACAAATTGGGTATAGGAATATTGTTGATGTTTTTTTACGTTCAATTCattctttctaatttcaaCTGGGTAGAATGGAGG ttttGTCTTACCGCAACTGGATTACTTTGCGTTGGTGGTGCCTTCATAATATCCATAGGTATATGTTCCGTAATTGGAATTCCTTATGGTCCAGTGCATACGTCTTTACCATTTATGTTACTGGGCCTTGGAGTAGACGATTTGTTCGTAATGATGGCATCTTGGGAGCAAATACAttcgttcgaagaaaataggaaaaaagcaTTACACGAAAGGATAGGTCTAACGTTGGGACACGCGGGTTCTGCCATTTGCATAACATCGTTTACCGATGTCGTAGCATTTATTATCGGTGCGTCGACa ATATTACCGTCGCTACAATCATTTTGCATTTACGCTGCGGTCGGAGTTCTCGTAACGTTTTTATTGCAGATCACGTTTTTCGTTGCCTTTTTCACATTGGACGCAAAACGAATCGAGGGAAAAAGGAATGGTATAATACCGTGTATAGTTCATGAAAATCATGTTATGAAAATTGTCGATCCGAACAAAGCATTATCTACGAAATTAATAGATCGTTTGTATTCAAGGATCGTTCTAACTTTACCTggcaaatttattatactgtTGATCACAATAATAGCAGCATCAATAGGTATTGTTGGCTCGTATAGATTGGAACAATGGTTTGATCCAATATGGTTTTTACCAAAAGGCAcacatttgaataattatattgccGCAAggaatcaatatttttctcaaagGGGTCACAGTGCTTACGTATTTatcggtaatatcgattatccGTCGGAATTCTCTAAGATAATAACTCTAACATCTAACTTGAGAAATTTATCATCGGTGGAAAAAATTGAATCTTGGCCGGATCATTTTGCAAATTTtgttaagaaattttatcagGCAG atttAACGAAGGacgatataaagaaagaagattttcaACGATATCTATCGAAATTTCTCTTTAGTCGTAGTGGTGGAAAGTATCAAATGAATTTTCGTTTCGATGGAAAACTGACGTGTGGCGAGGACACGccaaaaattttaatcgcaactatagaatttttctttaccaaATTTTCCGGTCCTCACCAATGGATACCGGCTATGGATCTAACCAAACAAGTTGCAAGAGAATCCGGAATTGATGGATTCGTTACGATTTGGAGTAAAATGTTTAGCACATGGGTGACCGATAAATTAATCGCACAGGAAGTCCTGCGAAATCTTATATTAGCACTTATATGCGTAATGGGTACTACCGCGATATTGATAGCAGAACCTCAAACATGTTTTTGGATATTGTTATGTGTACTTTTAACGTTACTTAATGTATGCggatttatgtatttttggGGTTTAACGATCGACATAGTCTCATGCATAG GTCTCGAGTTAGCTGTAGGTTTGAGCGTGGATTATGCCGCACACGTGGCACATGCTTTTCTAAATGCATCCtcattagaaaagaaaaaggatcagGATCGTAAGATAAGGACATTGATCGCAGTTAAACATATCGGAGCTGCTGTGGCCTATGGTGCAGGATCAACTTTATTGGCACTCTCGATGTTAGCTTTTTCGGACGCCTATGTGTTCCGtgcatttttcaaaatattcctCTTGGTAATATTATTTGGCCTTTGGCACGGTTTATTTCTCTTACCCGTTGTATTGAGCACAATTGGTCCACGTAGTCTACGACGCAATAACGAGCGACCATTGCACAATTTCGATAAAACAAGGGCAACGGACGAAGAAGTAGATAGTAGTATACCGTTGAACAAGGAAACggaaaattga